A portion of the Pedobacter cryoconitis genome contains these proteins:
- a CDS encoding HlyD family secretion protein produces the protein MPQEPIYQENHSEEVNEIITAVPAWILRRGIMVVFFVILSIILLAAFIRYPDVISTSLKINSLNAPKPVYAKRAGKLMELLLPENKKVEIGAPLAFLESTGSHRDVLKLSAQLKALRELVLSAKPLSLSLLSPNSNLGELQAAYQNFYQEYVKYLSTQKGGYYQEKRIYLERDLQSIKGLKSQIMTQQKIQQKEYANIEQQYLSYQKLMAKNVISKSEFQEQENKYLSGKYPLQQTETALLNNSVAYATKEKEILDLENTIAEQRAKFLQAINSVISDTEVWINQYVVLAPVSGTLGYAGVIQQNQSVAVNQELFVINPGNTDFFGEIQIPQNNMGKIRIGQRTLIKMHSYPYEQFGMIRGNINYISDVAFRDSVFIAKVGFKTFESKDNLHKIVLKNGMLGNAEIITEESSLLQRFYRNIIKELNGRE, from the coding sequence ATGCCACAAGAACCTATATATCAGGAGAATCATAGTGAAGAGGTGAATGAAATTATCACGGCTGTACCGGCATGGATACTTCGCCGGGGTATTATGGTTGTCTTTTTTGTCATCTTAAGTATAATTCTGCTTGCTGCTTTTATCCGGTATCCGGATGTGATTAGTACGAGTTTGAAAATTAATTCACTCAATGCGCCTAAGCCTGTTTATGCAAAGCGGGCGGGTAAGTTAATGGAGTTGTTGCTGCCAGAAAATAAAAAGGTAGAAATAGGGGCACCATTGGCTTTTTTGGAAAGTACGGGTTCGCACCGGGATGTGCTTAAGCTTTCAGCGCAATTAAAGGCGTTGCGTGAGTTGGTTTTGAGCGCTAAACCGTTAAGTCTGTCTTTGTTGTCGCCAAATAGTAATCTGGGTGAATTGCAGGCTGCTTATCAGAATTTCTACCAGGAATATGTGAAATATCTTTCTACTCAAAAGGGCGGTTATTATCAGGAAAAGCGTATTTATCTGGAAAGAGATTTGCAGTCTATTAAGGGGCTTAAGAGCCAGATTATGACCCAGCAGAAGATACAGCAAAAGGAGTATGCGAATATTGAGCAGCAGTATCTTTCTTATCAAAAGTTAATGGCTAAAAATGTCATTTCGAAAAGTGAGTTTCAGGAACAGGAAAATAAATACTTATCTGGAAAATATCCTTTGCAGCAAACTGAAACGGCTTTATTGAATAATTCGGTCGCTTATGCTACCAAGGAAAAGGAAATTCTGGATCTTGAGAATACGATCGCAGAGCAGCGGGCTAAGTTTTTACAGGCAATTAATAGTGTGATCAGTGATACGGAAGTATGGATTAATCAGTATGTGGTATTGGCGCCGGTTTCCGGAACGCTTGGTTATGCCGGGGTTATTCAGCAGAATCAGAGTGTGGCGGTGAATCAGGAGTTGTTTGTGATTAATCCTGGAAATACTGACTTTTTTGGGGAGATACAGATTCCGCAGAATAATATGGGAAAGATCCGTATTGGTCAGCGTACTTTAATCAAGATGCATAGTTATCCTTATGAGCAGTTTGGTATGATCAGAGGGAACATCAATTACATTTCGGATGTGGCATTCAGAGATAGTGTTTTTATTGCCAAGGTTGGCTTTAAGACGTTTGAAAGCAAAGATAATTTACATAAAATAGTACTCAAAAACGGTATGTTGGGTAATGCAGAGATTATCACTGAAGAGAGTTCGCTGTTGCAGCGGTTTTACAGGAATATTATTAAGGAGTTGAACGGGCGGGAATAG
- a CDS encoding peptidase domain-containing ABC transporter, giving the protein MKKFTFYKQFDQMDCGPTCLRMIAKYFGKNISLQRLRAISGINREGVSLLGISEAAEKIGFRTTGARLSLEVLKQVDLPAILHWDQDHFVVLYQIKNGQFMVADPAKGLIRYNEKEISSHWLSSFNEGAVEGVVLIVAPTPDFYAVEEDKKDGMDIRYLLKYFYRYKQLILQLFAGLLVGSVLQIILPFLTQSVVDVGINTRNLNFIYIILIAQVMLFIGRMSVDFIRAWILLHISTRINISILTDFLIKLMKLPMSFFDTKMTGDILQRMDDQKRIETFLTGPTLSIIFSMFNLVIFSVVLAYYNISIFVVFAISTALYTGWVTIFLKKRRELDFKRFDISSKNQSTVVQLINGMQEIKLNNCEQDKRWEWERIQSRLFRFNVKSLALGQYQQVGAFFINEGKNILITFLVAKLVIEGQLTLGAMMAIQYIIGQLNSPIEQMIGFLQQLQDAKISLERLNEIRELEDEEPADQTFVMDLPEDRSIRLNNVDFTYPGAGNEPVLSKINLTIPMGKTTAIVGMSGSGKTTILKLLLRFYEVQRGDIYVGNTHLNQMGFSFWRGQCGAVTQDGFIFSDSIARNIAVGDRYPDHAKLQHALKVANINDFIQSLPLGLNTKIGSEGNGISQGQKQRILIARAVYKDPRYLFFDEATNALDARNESVIMDNLESFFKGRTVVVVAHRLSTVKNADNIVVLDKGRMLEEGTHAELIALKGEYYQLVRNQLELGN; this is encoded by the coding sequence TTGAAAAAATTCACTTTCTATAAGCAGTTTGATCAGATGGATTGCGGGCCTACCTGCCTCCGGATGATTGCCAAATATTTTGGTAAAAATATAAGTCTGCAGCGTCTGCGTGCAATTTCGGGGATTAACCGGGAAGGTGTTTCTTTGTTGGGGATCAGTGAGGCTGCAGAAAAGATAGGTTTCCGGACTACTGGTGCGCGGTTATCTTTAGAGGTACTGAAGCAGGTAGATCTTCCTGCTATTCTGCATTGGGATCAGGATCATTTTGTGGTGCTTTATCAGATCAAAAATGGGCAATTCATGGTGGCAGACCCGGCAAAGGGTTTGATCCGGTATAATGAGAAAGAAATTTCATCGCATTGGCTGAGTTCATTTAATGAGGGAGCCGTGGAGGGTGTGGTCTTAATTGTAGCTCCGACTCCGGATTTTTATGCGGTGGAGGAAGACAAAAAAGATGGGATGGATATCCGTTACCTGCTGAAATATTTCTACCGGTATAAGCAGCTGATTTTACAGCTTTTTGCTGGGCTCTTGGTGGGTAGTGTGTTACAGATTATTCTTCCTTTTTTAACACAGTCTGTTGTGGATGTGGGGATTAATACCCGCAACCTTAATTTTATCTATATTATTCTGATTGCCCAGGTGATGCTTTTTATCGGGCGGATGAGTGTTGATTTTATACGTGCGTGGATTTTGCTGCATATTAGTACGAGGATTAACATTTCTATTTTAACTGATTTCCTGATCAAGCTGATGAAATTGCCGATGTCTTTCTTCGATACGAAGATGACTGGTGATATTTTACAGCGGATGGATGATCAGAAGCGTATTGAGACTTTTCTGACCGGCCCGACATTGAGCATTATCTTTTCGATGTTCAACCTGGTTATATTTTCTGTAGTGCTGGCTTATTATAACATCAGCATTTTTGTTGTTTTTGCGATCAGTACTGCTTTGTATACGGGTTGGGTCACGATTTTTTTAAAGAAAAGAAGGGAGCTTGATTTTAAGCGCTTTGATATTTCTTCTAAAAACCAGAGTACGGTTGTACAGCTGATTAATGGGATGCAGGAAATTAAGCTGAACAATTGTGAGCAGGATAAGCGCTGGGAGTGGGAGCGGATACAGTCAAGATTGTTTCGTTTCAATGTGAAAAGCCTGGCGCTGGGGCAGTATCAGCAGGTTGGTGCATTCTTTATTAACGAGGGAAAAAATATTCTGATTACTTTTCTGGTTGCCAAACTGGTGATAGAAGGGCAGTTGACGCTTGGTGCGATGATGGCAATTCAATATATCATTGGCCAGCTGAACAGTCCTATTGAACAGATGATTGGTTTCCTGCAGCAGTTGCAGGATGCTAAGATTTCTCTGGAAAGGTTGAATGAGATCCGGGAACTGGAGGATGAGGAACCGGCAGACCAGACTTTTGTAATGGATTTGCCAGAGGACCGTAGTATTCGCTTGAACAATGTAGATTTTACTTATCCTGGTGCTGGTAATGAGCCGGTACTGTCTAAGATTAATCTGACTATCCCAATGGGCAAAACTACGGCTATTGTTGGGATGAGTGGTAGTGGAAAAACGACTATTCTTAAGTTATTACTTCGTTTTTATGAGGTACAGCGCGGGGATATTTATGTTGGCAATACACATCTCAACCAGATGGGTTTTAGTTTTTGGCGGGGTCAGTGTGGTGCGGTTACTCAGGATGGTTTTATTTTCTCGGATTCTATTGCGCGCAACATTGCTGTTGGTGATCGTTATCCTGACCATGCGAAGCTTCAGCATGCCTTGAAAGTGGCTAATATCAATGATTTTATACAGAGCTTGCCTTTAGGGTTAAATACTAAAATAGGGTCTGAAGGAAATGGAATAAGCCAGGGTCAGAAACAAAGGATTTTAATTGCCCGGGCCGTTTATAAGGATCCGCGTTATTTGTTTTTTGATGAAGCGACAAATGCGCTCGATGCAAGAAATGAATCTGTAATTATGGATAATCTGGAAAGCTTTTTTAAAGGCCGGACGGTGGTGGTTGTTGCGCATCGTTTGAGTACGGTGAAAAATGCGGACAATATTGTGGTGCTGGATAAGGGGCGTATGCTGGAAGAGGGAACGCACGCTGAACTGATCGCATTGAAGGGTGAATATTATCAGCTGGTCAGGAATCAGCTTGAACTTGGGAATTAA
- a CDS encoding DUF983 domain-containing protein → MYSFSFKGQITNEFCPHCNLRFEREPGYFYVSMFISYAMNVAEMISASVATYVLGLALVYDNLWYYVGILLLTVFVCSPFNYRYSRVMLLHWLTPGLGYVPGSGDEPKNVIKPA, encoded by the coding sequence ATGTATTCTTTTTCGTTCAAAGGACAGATCACTAATGAGTTTTGCCCGCATTGTAATCTTCGTTTCGAAAGAGAGCCTGGATATTTCTATGTGTCAATGTTTATTAGTTATGCAATGAATGTAGCAGAAATGATTAGTGCAAGTGTAGCTACTTATGTTTTGGGTTTAGCACTTGTTTATGATAACCTATGGTATTATGTAGGTATTTTGCTATTGACAGTATTTGTCTGTTCTCCGTTTAATTACCGCTATTCAAGGGTAATGCTTTTACATTGGTTAACCCCTGGGTTGGGTTATGTTCCTGGCAGTGGTGATGAACCAAAAAATGTCATTAAACCTGCTTAG